One part of the Salinivirga cyanobacteriivorans genome encodes these proteins:
- the mfd gene encoding transcription-repair coupling factor: MNNQEFLTLFEKHPGLKKTLEALPKQKNIIWNNLKGSSLSLMSLLSAINLDKRLLLIVEDKEQAAQLQNELEAFYGDGNVYFMPSAFKRSIAHGQPDADSGLLRTEALNAFFNNKHAKTVMISYPEALAEKVFKPEDLVEHRLEVKAGDQLSTDFIQEVLQTYGFEFVDFVYQPGQYAMRGSIIDVFSYAADWPYRLDFFGDEVESIRTFDTETQLSKAENETVYIIPDLNDETLFQNRANLTELLGEETLIVVSNMKYTEERINATIDSAHKNAAVLQDDYNIDLDQALVQAEKADFKGSSFFTIDAKLGKNEGIHVIEFDTSAQPGFQKNFQLIAEHLKQNTIAGYKNVVFSTQQSQIDRLTHIFNEMESEVQFDPVIGRLHEGFIDHQLKIACYTDHQIFDRYQRFHLKQRFNKKDAISLKELTGLHPGDYVVHIDHGVGQFGGLEKIDINGKPQEAIKLIYKDNDVLYVNIHSLHRISKYKGKDNTPPRIHKLGSAAWAKLKSKTKSKVKDIARDLIKLYAARRQKKGYQFGEDTYLNEQLEASFIYEDTPDQLKATQNVKADMEADIPMDRLVCGDVGFGKTEVAIRAAFKAVCDSKQVAVLVPTTILAFQHFKTFSDRLKEFPVRVEYISRMRTAKDQRQILKDLANGEIDIIIGTHRLVGKDVQFRDLGLLINDEEQKFGVSTKEKIRAMKADVDTLTMTATPIPRTLQFSLMGARDLSIINTAPPNRYPITTEQHPFNEDVIREAIDYEISRNGQVFFIHNRVQNIADVEAMVKRVCPKASTVHAHGQMEGRKLEKTMLDFIDQKYDVLVATTIIESGLDIPNANTIIINDAQNYGLSDLHQLRGRVGRSNKKAFAYLLAPPLTTLTPEARRRLQAIEMFSELGSGFNIAMQDLDIRGAGNLLGAEQSGFIADVGLETYQQILDEAMHELKETEFSELFKHEQTQKPEETKDWSRDCQVDTDFEVRLPDTYIANVSERIKLYRELDEVKQETDIQDFEQRLNDRFGKIPGQVKDLFDVVRMRMLARKLGFEKIVIRNGKMLAWFISNKESSFYESGVFINILGSLQENPNLGRVEEKNDKLRLVFTDIKNVTTALEKLKKIM, from the coding sequence GTGAATAATCAGGAATTTTTAACCTTATTTGAAAAGCATCCCGGTTTAAAGAAGACATTAGAAGCACTCCCCAAACAAAAAAATATAATTTGGAACAATCTCAAAGGTTCATCATTATCACTGATGAGCCTTTTGTCTGCTATTAATCTGGATAAAAGGCTTTTATTAATCGTTGAGGATAAAGAGCAGGCAGCGCAGTTACAAAATGAACTGGAAGCATTTTACGGCGATGGAAACGTTTACTTTATGCCTTCTGCATTTAAACGATCAATCGCGCACGGCCAGCCTGATGCAGATAGCGGGCTTTTAAGAACCGAAGCGCTCAATGCTTTTTTTAATAATAAGCATGCTAAAACAGTAATGATCTCATATCCCGAAGCCCTGGCAGAAAAGGTGTTTAAACCTGAAGATCTTGTTGAACACAGACTTGAGGTTAAGGCCGGAGATCAATTGTCGACGGATTTTATTCAGGAGGTGCTTCAAACCTATGGATTTGAGTTTGTAGATTTTGTTTATCAGCCCGGACAATACGCAATGCGGGGAAGTATAATTGATGTGTTTTCTTATGCTGCAGATTGGCCCTACCGGCTGGATTTTTTTGGTGATGAGGTAGAAAGTATACGAACTTTCGATACCGAAACTCAGCTGTCGAAAGCGGAAAATGAAACCGTTTATATAATTCCTGACCTCAATGATGAAACATTGTTTCAGAATAGAGCTAATTTAACTGAGCTCCTTGGCGAAGAGACCCTAATTGTGGTTTCCAATATGAAGTATACAGAGGAACGTATAAATGCCACAATAGATAGTGCCCATAAAAATGCTGCTGTTTTACAGGATGATTACAATATTGATTTGGACCAGGCCCTCGTGCAGGCTGAGAAAGCCGATTTCAAGGGTTCTAGCTTTTTTACTATTGATGCGAAATTGGGCAAGAACGAAGGAATCCATGTAATTGAGTTCGATACATCAGCTCAACCAGGGTTTCAGAAAAATTTTCAGCTAATTGCTGAGCATCTTAAGCAAAATACTATTGCCGGATATAAGAACGTTGTTTTTTCGACCCAACAAAGCCAAATAGACAGACTTACACATATTTTTAATGAGATGGAGAGCGAAGTGCAATTTGACCCGGTTATCGGGAGGTTGCACGAAGGGTTTATAGATCATCAACTTAAGATTGCCTGTTACACCGATCATCAGATTTTTGACCGCTATCAGCGGTTTCATCTCAAACAGCGATTTAATAAGAAAGATGCAATTTCTTTGAAAGAACTTACCGGACTGCATCCGGGTGATTATGTTGTGCACATTGATCATGGAGTAGGGCAGTTCGGGGGATTAGAAAAGATAGATATTAATGGTAAACCCCAGGAGGCCATTAAGCTCATATATAAAGACAATGATGTGCTTTATGTAAATATTCATTCGCTGCATCGCATTTCAAAATATAAAGGAAAAGATAACACGCCACCTCGTATTCACAAGCTGGGTTCAGCAGCCTGGGCTAAGTTGAAGAGCAAAACCAAATCGAAGGTAAAAGATATTGCCCGCGATTTGATCAAACTTTATGCTGCGCGCAGACAGAAAAAAGGTTATCAATTTGGCGAAGATACCTATTTGAATGAGCAGCTAGAAGCATCTTTTATTTATGAAGACACCCCCGATCAGCTCAAGGCAACTCAAAACGTTAAAGCCGATATGGAAGCTGATATCCCAATGGATCGCCTTGTGTGTGGAGATGTTGGTTTTGGTAAAACCGAAGTTGCCATAAGAGCTGCTTTTAAAGCTGTATGTGATAGTAAACAGGTCGCTGTGTTAGTTCCTACCACAATTCTGGCTTTTCAGCATTTTAAAACTTTTTCTGACAGGTTAAAGGAGTTTCCGGTCAGGGTTGAATATATATCACGTATGCGCACAGCCAAAGATCAGCGCCAGATATTAAAAGACCTTGCAAATGGTGAGATCGATATAATTATAGGAACACACCGATTGGTGGGGAAGGATGTGCAATTCAGAGACCTTGGGTTACTTATAAACGACGAAGAACAAAAGTTTGGGGTTTCCACCAAAGAAAAAATACGGGCAATGAAAGCTGATGTGGATACACTCACCATGACAGCTACACCCATCCCACGAACTTTACAGTTTTCTCTGATGGGTGCACGCGATCTTTCCATAATCAATACAGCCCCTCCAAATCGCTATCCTATCACTACGGAGCAGCATCCCTTTAACGAGGACGTGATAAGAGAAGCTATTGACTATGAGATTTCAAGAAACGGACAGGTGTTTTTTATTCACAACAGGGTTCAAAATATTGCTGACGTTGAGGCAATGGTGAAACGCGTATGTCCAAAAGCCAGTACCGTTCATGCACATGGACAGATGGAAGGCCGGAAGCTCGAGAAAACAATGCTTGATTTCATTGACCAAAAATATGACGTGCTCGTTGCAACTACAATTATTGAATCTGGATTAGATATTCCAAATGCAAATACCATAATTATAAATGATGCTCAAAATTATGGATTAAGCGATTTGCATCAATTGCGTGGACGTGTTGGTCGTTCGAATAAGAAAGCTTTTGCTTATTTGTTGGCACCCCCTTTGACTACACTTACGCCAGAAGCACGACGTAGATTGCAAGCCATTGAGATGTTTTCGGAACTGGGTAGCGGATTTAATATAGCTATGCAGGATTTGGATATCAGGGGTGCAGGAAACTTGCTTGGAGCCGAGCAGAGTGGTTTTATTGCCGATGTGGGATTAGAGACTTATCAGCAAATACTTGATGAGGCCATGCATGAACTTAAAGAAACAGAGTTTTCGGAGTTGTTCAAACATGAGCAAACACAGAAGCCAGAAGAAACAAAAGACTGGTCGCGCGATTGTCAGGTAGATACCGATTTTGAGGTACGCTTGCCCGATACTTACATTGCGAATGTATCTGAACGGATAAAGCTTTACCGGGAACTGGATGAAGTTAAGCAGGAGACAGATATTCAGGATTTTGAGCAACGACTGAACGATCGGTTTGGCAAAATACCCGGACAGGTTAAGGACTTGTTTGACGTTGTTAGGATGCGTATGTTGGCCAGAAAATTGGGCTTTGAAAAAATCGTAATTCGTAACGGCAAAATGTTGGCCTGGTTCATTAGTAATAAAGAAAGTTCATTCTATGAATCAGGAGTTTTTATAAATATCCTTGGATCGTTGCAAGAGAACCCGAATTTAGGTCGGGTAGAGGAAAAAAATGATAAACTCAGGCTCGTTTTTACAGATATTAAAAATGTAACAACGGCATTGGAAAAATTAAAAAAAATTATGTGA
- a CDS encoding DUF1987 domain-containing protein: MEPLIIEATPKTPKVVFDPNENLYEISGRSLPENVVKTYDPVIKWIERNLAKAKGEIKFNFRMDYLNSASAKMISLILTKLEELYASGIKVNVNWFYNTDDDDIQSEGEIYQMLKKVPIKLVGVDDEEGEDDVL; the protein is encoded by the coding sequence ATGGAACCTTTAATCATTGAAGCCACACCGAAGACACCAAAAGTTGTATTTGATCCGAATGAGAATTTATATGAAATTTCGGGTCGATCGCTTCCTGAAAATGTTGTTAAAACTTATGACCCTGTGATTAAATGGATCGAGCGCAATCTTGCCAAAGCCAAGGGTGAAATAAAGTTTAATTTCAGAATGGACTATTTAAATAGTGCTTCGGCTAAAATGATTTCTCTAATATTAACAAAGTTGGAAGAGTTGTATGCCTCCGGAATAAAAGTAAATGTTAATTGGTTCTATAATACGGATGATGACGATATTCAATCAGAAGGAGAGATTTATCAAATGTTGAAAAAAGTGCCGATTAAACTCGTTGGTGTCGATGACGAGGAAGGCGAAGATGATGTTTTATAA
- the hisG gene encoding ATP phosphoribosyltransferase: MDKITIAVQKKGRMSDKSLELFKESGIRFTNGARRLIALSNDFPIRLLYLRDDDIPQYVADGVADAGIVGENEVLEKNRPVETALKLGFAKCRLSLAIPKENNYPDLNWFQNKRIATSYPQILTKFLLKNSIRAEVHEISGSVEIAPGIGLADAIFDIVSSGSTLISNGLKEVETVVKSEALLIKNPAINPAKQELLNQLIFRFDAAMAAENNKYILLNAPNDKLEHIIELIPGMKSPTVVPLAEEGWSSVHSVVNENKFWQVIDQLKSAGAQGILVTSLEKMIV; encoded by the coding sequence ATGGACAAAATTACAATTGCAGTACAAAAGAAAGGTCGCATGAGCGACAAATCGCTGGAACTTTTTAAAGAATCGGGTATACGTTTCACAAATGGCGCGAGAAGACTCATTGCTTTATCGAACGATTTTCCCATCAGGCTGCTTTACCTCAGAGATGATGACATACCACAATATGTGGCCGACGGAGTAGCAGATGCAGGGATTGTTGGAGAAAACGAGGTGCTTGAAAAAAACAGACCGGTTGAGACAGCACTTAAATTAGGATTTGCAAAATGCCGACTCTCTCTTGCCATTCCAAAAGAAAACAACTATCCCGATTTGAACTGGTTTCAAAATAAACGTATAGCTACCTCCTATCCTCAGATACTCACCAAGTTTCTGTTAAAAAATAGTATAAGAGCAGAAGTACACGAAATTAGCGGCTCTGTAGAAATAGCTCCGGGTATTGGTCTTGCTGATGCAATTTTCGACATTGTAAGCTCCGGTAGTACGCTTATCAGCAATGGTCTTAAAGAAGTAGAAACGGTTGTGAAAAGCGAGGCCCTGTTAATAAAAAACCCGGCTATAAACCCTGCCAAACAGGAATTACTCAACCAGCTCATTTTTCGTTTCGACGCAGCAATGGCAGCAGAAAACAACAAATACATACTGCTCAACGCACCAAATGACAAGCTGGAACACATCATTGAGCTTATACCTGGAATGAAAAGTCCTACGGTAGTGCCCCTGGCTGAAGAAGGATGGAGTTCAGTGCACTCGGTGGTAAACGAAAACAAATTCTGGCAGGTAATCGACCAGCTGAAAAGTGCAGGAGCACAAGGAATATTGGTCACCTCTCTTGAAAAAATGATTGTGTAA
- the hisD gene encoding histidinol dehydrogenase, producing MQYIQYTDQKDLNSIIKRPVREKEDLFPVVRKIMDEVKNNGDRALINFSEKFDGNAPKYISLNKTTMEENVKGISDDLKDAIDLAIKNIKQFHLAQISSEIKIEPAPGVICAQRAVPIEKVGLYIPGGTAPLFSSVIMLAVPAVLAGCKKIVLITPPDVNGEIPTTIQYAALQSGLTTIYCGGGAQGIAALTYGTESIPKVDKILGPGNQFVTAAKQLAFLEGIAIDMPAGPSEVAVIADADANAAFVAADLLSQAEHGTDSQVLLIGTNDKKLNEIEQELNKQIKDLPRSEIAKTTLSKSLVVKTSDTDEAMSISNAYAPEHLILATSNARELATKVTNAGSVFIGALTPESAGDYASGTNHTLPTNRAATAFSGVNMDAFMKKITFQELSSEGVNSIGKAVITMAQNEQLQAHANAMQLRINNLKNLTP from the coding sequence ATGCAATACATTCAATATACTGATCAGAAAGACCTCAACAGCATCATTAAACGTCCTGTCAGGGAAAAAGAAGACCTCTTCCCTGTCGTAAGAAAAATAATGGACGAAGTAAAAAATAATGGTGATCGGGCACTGATTAATTTCTCCGAAAAATTTGACGGAAATGCCCCCAAATATATATCGTTGAACAAAACAACAATGGAAGAAAACGTAAAAGGCATATCCGATGACCTTAAAGATGCTATTGACCTTGCCATAAAAAACATAAAACAATTTCACCTGGCCCAAATAAGCTCAGAAATAAAAATTGAGCCTGCACCGGGAGTAATTTGTGCGCAACGAGCTGTACCAATTGAAAAAGTTGGCCTATATATTCCCGGTGGGACAGCACCCCTGTTTTCTTCGGTAATTATGTTGGCTGTACCAGCTGTACTTGCCGGATGCAAAAAAATTGTTTTAATCACGCCACCTGATGTAAACGGAGAAATTCCCACTACCATTCAATATGCTGCTTTGCAATCAGGACTTACAACCATTTACTGTGGCGGTGGTGCCCAGGGAATTGCAGCATTAACTTATGGAACAGAAAGTATTCCGAAGGTGGATAAAATTCTGGGACCCGGAAATCAATTTGTTACAGCTGCAAAACAACTTGCTTTTTTAGAGGGAATTGCGATTGATATGCCAGCCGGACCCAGCGAGGTAGCAGTCATTGCCGATGCCGATGCAAATGCAGCATTCGTTGCAGCTGATTTGCTCTCACAAGCTGAGCACGGCACCGACAGCCAGGTCTTACTTATTGGAACCAACGATAAAAAGCTAAATGAGATAGAACAAGAACTCAACAAGCAAATTAAAGACCTTCCACGGAGCGAAATTGCAAAAACCACACTTAGCAAGAGTCTGGTGGTAAAAACCTCAGACACCGACGAGGCCATGAGCATAAGTAATGCATATGCACCGGAGCACCTTATATTGGCCACATCAAACGCCCGGGAACTTGCTACAAAAGTTACAAATGCCGGCTCGGTATTTATTGGTGCACTAACCCCTGAAAGTGCCGGAGATTACGCATCGGGCACAAATCATACGCTACCCACAAACAGAGCAGCTACTGCATTTAGTGGTGTAAATATGGATGCCTTTATGAAAAAAATCACGTTTCAGGAATTAAGCTCCGAAGGAGTGAACTCAATTGGCAAAGCTGTGATAACCATGGCCCAAAACGAACAGCTTCAGGCGCACGCAAATGCAATGCAACTAAGAATTAATAACCTAAAAAACCTGACACCATGA
- the hisC gene encoding histidinol-phosphate transaminase, whose amino-acid sequence MNIESLVRPNIRKLKPYSSARSLIKQDKQVLMDANENPFSELGRYPDPNQTDLREALAEYYKIPSDSILPGNGSDELIDLLFRVFTEPGRSNVLIPQPTYGMYEVAANIQNCYIKEVMLDNQFQPDADTILEAADKETKMIFLCSPNNPTGNILDTNTIEKILISFNGLVIIDQAYLEFSNSEPWRNRIKEFPNLIVLQTFSKAWGMAGIRGGLAFTNPEIIQWLMRIKLPYNLNQLTQRQMTQALKTAPVMKNWVNTIINERNAMVKALNTISAVVKVYPSDANYLLVKFRNAEQIYKQLKKRGIIIRDRSNMKGCKSTLRISIGTPRENSLLLKTLQNLNTTENQPTEKTPSVQ is encoded by the coding sequence ATGAATATCGAATCACTTGTTCGGCCAAATATCCGAAAACTAAAACCCTACAGCTCAGCGCGCAGCCTAATCAAACAAGATAAACAGGTGCTGATGGATGCCAATGAAAATCCATTTAGTGAATTGGGTCGTTACCCCGATCCAAATCAAACTGATTTGCGTGAAGCGCTGGCTGAATATTACAAAATTCCTTCAGATAGTATTTTACCGGGTAACGGTTCTGATGAACTCATAGACCTGCTTTTCAGGGTTTTTACTGAGCCAGGGCGATCGAACGTTTTAATTCCCCAACCCACATACGGAATGTATGAGGTAGCGGCAAACATTCAAAATTGCTACATTAAAGAAGTAATGCTAGACAATCAGTTTCAGCCCGATGCAGACACCATATTAGAGGCTGCAGACAAAGAAACGAAAATGATCTTTCTCTGTTCGCCAAACAATCCTACAGGTAATATACTGGACACGAATACCATAGAAAAAATATTAATAAGTTTCAATGGATTGGTCATAATTGATCAGGCTTATCTGGAATTTTCCAACTCTGAGCCATGGCGCAACCGAATTAAGGAGTTTCCCAACCTTATAGTTTTGCAAACTTTCTCTAAAGCCTGGGGTATGGCTGGCATTCGAGGTGGACTGGCATTTACAAACCCCGAAATCATTCAATGGTTAATGCGTATAAAGCTTCCCTATAACCTCAATCAACTAACCCAGCGACAAATGACACAGGCCCTCAAAACAGCACCTGTAATGAAAAACTGGGTCAATACAATTATTAATGAGCGTAATGCGATGGTAAAAGCCCTGAACACAATAAGTGCTGTAGTAAAAGTTTATCCGTCTGATGCGAATTACTTACTGGTTAAGTTCAGGAATGCTGAGCAAATTTATAAACAACTAAAAAAACGGGGCATAATTATACGAGACAGAAGTAATATGAAAGGGTGCAAAAGCACATTGCGTATCAGCATTGGCACTCCGAGGGAAAATAGTTTGCTTTTAAAAACACTCCAAAATTTAAATACTACGGAGAATCAACCCACAGAAAAAACACCTTCTGTACAATAA
- the hisB gene encoding bifunctional histidinol-phosphatase/imidazoleglycerol-phosphate dehydratase HisB: MQKILFIDRDGTLIAEPEEDFQVDSLEKFRLLPGVIGALKKIVASTNYHLVMVTNQDGLGTENFPLEKFTPLQNLLVNILRGEGIVFDAIHIDPSLPSDNSPNRKPGTGMLTSYLNGQYNLAESYVIGDRFTDVQLAENIGSRAILFQDSNATERKSESLSLVTSNWDEIANFLINDQRKSLIKRQTKETDIEVFVDLNKFEKPKIKTGIAFFNHMLEQIAFHGNIKLNINCTGDLEVDEHHTIEDTALALGAAFANALKNKKGLNRYGFTLPMDEALATTAIDFGGRPYLKWDVSFKRDTVGGIDTTLFEHFFRSFSQKAECTLHITASGENDHHLIESVFKSFARTVKMAIQQSSLNALPSSKGQI; this comes from the coding sequence ATGCAAAAAATACTTTTCATTGATCGAGATGGAACCCTAATAGCCGAACCAGAGGAAGACTTCCAGGTAGACAGTCTGGAAAAATTCCGTCTTCTTCCGGGTGTAATAGGCGCACTAAAAAAAATAGTTGCCAGTACCAACTACCATTTGGTAATGGTAACTAATCAGGATGGTCTGGGCACCGAAAACTTTCCCCTTGAAAAATTCACTCCATTGCAAAACCTTTTGGTTAATATACTCAGGGGGGAAGGAATTGTTTTCGATGCCATACACATAGACCCGTCGTTACCCTCTGACAACAGCCCAAACCGCAAGCCGGGAACCGGCATGTTGACAAGCTACCTGAATGGTCAGTATAACCTGGCCGAATCGTATGTGATTGGCGATCGCTTCACTGACGTGCAGCTTGCCGAAAACATAGGCAGCCGGGCCATCCTTTTCCAGGATTCAAACGCTACCGAACGAAAATCTGAAAGCTTATCTCTGGTAACAAGCAACTGGGATGAAATTGCAAACTTTTTAATCAACGACCAGAGAAAAAGCCTGATAAAACGCCAAACAAAAGAAACCGACATTGAGGTATTTGTAGATCTCAACAAATTTGAAAAACCAAAAATTAAAACCGGAATTGCATTTTTTAATCACATGCTGGAGCAGATAGCTTTTCATGGAAACATAAAACTCAACATTAACTGCACAGGTGATTTAGAGGTAGACGAACACCACACAATCGAAGACACGGCTCTAGCCCTGGGAGCAGCATTTGCCAATGCATTGAAAAACAAAAAAGGACTCAATCGCTATGGCTTTACGCTACCCATGGATGAAGCATTGGCCACAACAGCCATTGATTTCGGTGGTCGCCCGTATTTAAAATGGGATGTAAGTTTTAAACGCGACACTGTGGGTGGAATAGACACCACACTGTTTGAGCACTTTTTCCGCTCATTTTCCCAAAAAGCTGAATGCACATTGCACATTACAGCTAGTGGCGAGAACGACCACCACCTTATTGAATCTGTTTTTAAATCATTTGCCCGTACTGTAAAAATGGCAATTCAGCAAAGCAGTTTAAATGCGCTGCCTTCGTCGAAAGGTCAAATATAA
- the hisH gene encoding imidazole glycerol phosphate synthase subunit HisH: MKIVIIQYNAGNIQSVDFALQRLGIDAEITADPDKIRKADKVIFPGVGEASGTMKYLKENGLDKVIKSLEQPVLGICLGMQLMCTYSEEGSSTCMDILPAPVKKFSAKPGLKIPHMGWNKVEALNQGIFSVLDQKYVYFVHSYYVPQNKHTKLTSNYDGTFSAAMQYKNFYGVQFHPEKSGEVGAQFLKEFITL; the protein is encoded by the coding sequence ATGAAAATTGTAATCATACAATACAATGCCGGAAACATTCAATCGGTCGATTTCGCACTACAGCGACTTGGCATAGATGCTGAAATAACGGCCGACCCTGATAAAATTCGCAAAGCAGATAAAGTCATTTTCCCGGGAGTTGGCGAAGCTTCAGGCACAATGAAATATTTAAAGGAAAACGGCCTTGATAAAGTCATCAAATCACTCGAACAGCCCGTATTGGGGATATGCCTGGGAATGCAACTCATGTGTACCTACTCTGAGGAGGGTTCGTCAACATGTATGGATATTTTACCCGCTCCGGTTAAAAAATTCAGTGCAAAGCCGGGGCTTAAAATACCACATATGGGGTGGAACAAAGTAGAAGCTCTAAACCAGGGAATTTTCAGCGTACTCGATCAGAAATATGTCTATTTCGTACACAGTTACTATGTGCCACAAAACAAACACACAAAATTAACAAGCAATTACGATGGCACATTTAGCGCAGCCATGCAATACAAAAACTTTTACGGCGTACAATTCCACCCTGAAAAGAGTGGCGAGGTTGGCGCACAATTTTTAAAAGAATTCATTACGCTATGA
- the hisA gene encoding 1-(5-phosphoribosyl)-5-[(5-phosphoribosylamino)methylideneamino]imidazole-4-carboxamide isomerase: protein MIEIIPAIDIINGECVRLKQGDFSQKTTYGLDPVDVAKEFESYGAKKLHIVDLDAAKTGRQKNIETIKRVALSTNLTIDVGGGIKTTAQVENLLNSGIGAVNIGSTALTQPELFINWLNWFGRDRIWLSADVRKEHISINGWQKQTNTNIVKLLKEFTQCGLKTAVITAIERDGMMKGPDIKLYEKINSLFPGLTIIASGGVSARVDLMELDQVGISKAIVGKALYETSQESLNLKTWMKNL, encoded by the coding sequence ATGATCGAAATTATTCCAGCAATAGATATCATCAACGGGGAATGCGTGAGACTGAAACAAGGAGATTTCAGTCAAAAAACCACCTATGGATTAGATCCGGTTGATGTGGCCAAAGAATTTGAATCCTATGGTGCGAAAAAGCTACACATAGTAGACCTTGATGCCGCCAAAACCGGCCGGCAAAAAAACATTGAAACTATTAAACGAGTTGCACTAAGCACTAACCTCACTATAGACGTAGGTGGTGGCATAAAAACCACAGCACAGGTTGAAAACCTGCTTAATAGTGGCATAGGTGCAGTAAATATTGGGAGTACCGCCTTAACACAACCTGAATTATTCATAAACTGGTTAAATTGGTTCGGAAGAGATCGAATTTGGCTTTCCGCCGATGTACGCAAAGAACACATTTCCATCAATGGCTGGCAAAAGCAGACCAACACGAACATTGTAAAACTTTTAAAAGAGTTCACTCAATGCGGATTAAAAACAGCCGTTATCACAGCCATTGAGCGGGATGGCATGATGAAAGGACCGGACATCAAGCTCTATGAAAAAATCAACAGTTTATTTCCCGGACTTACAATCATTGCCAGCGGAGGAGTCAGCGCGAGAGTGGACTTGATGGAGCTGGATCAGGTTGGAATCTCTAAAGCCATTGTAGGCAAAGCACTTTATGAAACCTCGCAGGAAAGCCTGAATTTGAAAACGTGGATGAAAAACCTATAA
- the hisF gene encoding imidazole glycerol phosphate synthase subunit HisF: MLTKRIIPCLDVRNGRTVKGINFKEIKDVGDPVDLGKLYSASGADELVYLDITASQEERNTFPDLVKRIARHVNIPFTVGGGIKTAQDASVLLKAGADKVSINSAALANPKLINDIALAFGNQCVVLAIDAKLENDQWNVYAKGGTQRTTKELYSWAQEGIQRGAGEILFTSMNHDGTTNGFANEALQKLSEKVHVPVIASGGAGSMDHFAKVFNKGKADAALAASVFHYNQIQINDLKLYLQGKGITMRI; the protein is encoded by the coding sequence ATGTTAACCAAACGTATAATACCATGCCTCGATGTTCGAAACGGAAGAACCGTAAAAGGCATCAACTTTAAAGAAATAAAGGATGTAGGCGATCCTGTTGACCTGGGCAAACTTTATAGTGCATCGGGGGCCGATGAGTTGGTTTACCTCGACATTACAGCCAGCCAGGAAGAGCGCAACACCTTTCCTGATTTGGTTAAACGCATTGCCAGACATGTAAATATTCCGTTTACAGTAGGTGGGGGCATAAAAACAGCGCAAGATGCTTCGGTATTGCTCAAAGCAGGTGCCGATAAAGTATCAATCAATTCAGCAGCGCTGGCCAATCCAAAACTCATTAACGACATTGCGCTCGCATTCGGTAACCAATGTGTGGTATTGGCCATAGACGCAAAACTTGAAAATGATCAGTGGAATGTTTACGCTAAAGGCGGCACGCAACGCACAACTAAAGAGCTCTATAGCTGGGCCCAGGAGGGTATCCAAAGAGGTGCAGGAGAAATATTATTCACATCGATGAATCACGATGGCACGACCAATGGATTTGCCAACGAAGCCTTGCAAAAATTATCAGAAAAGGTTCATGTCCCTGTTATTGCCTCTGGTGGAGCAGGCTCAATGGACCATTTCGCAAAAGTATTCAACAAAGGCAAAGCCGATGCCGCATTGGCAGCAAGTGTGTTTCACTATAATCAAATTCAGATCAATGATCTTAAATTATATCTCCAGGGTAAAGGCATAACTATGCGGATCTGA